One window of the Lepisosteus oculatus isolate fLepOcu1 chromosome 24, fLepOcu1.hap2, whole genome shotgun sequence genome contains the following:
- the pomt1 gene encoding protein O-mannosyl-transferase 1 isoform X2, whose amino-acid sequence MLGLVKLPVKVKAEIDLVLVAVTILGIWTRLSGIHFPNAAVFDEVYYGQFVSLYMKHVFFIDDSGPPFGHMILALGAYLGGFDGNFVWNRIGAEYSRNVPAWSLRVVPAVAGALSVPLGYLLVVELGCSHVAALVAALLLLTENSLVVQSRFMLLESVLVFFLLLAIVSYLKFHNAHSSGSGSSVSTWAWLFLSGAACACAVGVKYMGLFTYLLLLLLAGGHTWQVIGDRKLGNATVLCQVVGRGLALVVLPALLYLGFFYAQLSLLYRSGPHDQIMSSAFQASLEGGLSRITQGQPLEVAFGSQVTLRNVLSKPLPCWLHSHKANYPIRYENGRGSSHQQQVTCYPYKDINNWWIIKDPGRQELVVSSPPRPVRHGDIVQLVHGMTSHLLNTHDVAAPMSPHSQEVSCYIDFNISMPAQNLWRVDIVNRETEHEVWKTILSEVRLVHVNTTAVLKLSGVLLPEWGFRQLEVVGDRISRGHQQSMAWTVEEHRYGRSREQKERELELHSPTQIDVSRNLSFMSKFMELQWKMLTLKNEESEHKYSSSPLEWITMDTNIAYWLHPSSNAQIHLIGNIVTWSSANLGLVVFVLLFLWYLLRRRRKIEDIPHASWCQWTLAGAVCAGGWAANYLPFFMMEKTLFLYHYLPALTFKILLLPIVLQHLHHHLLRSSLHRRALGGLLLAWLTSVYLVHRRFCPLTYGQPVLSAAELGALRWRDSWDILIRQH is encoded by the exons ATGTTGGGACTCGTCAAACTGCCAGTTAAGGTGAAGGCAGAGATCGACTTGGTGTTGGTCGCAGTGACGATTTTGGGAATTTGGACTAGGCTCTCGGGAATCCATTTTCCCAATGCCGCTGT GTTTGATGAGGTCTATTACGGGCAGTTCGTGTCCCTGTACATGAAGCACGTCTTCTTCATCGATGACAGTGGCCCCCCTTTTGGCCACATGATTCTGGCTTTAGGAG CGTATCTTGGAGGATTTGATGGAAACTTTGTGTGGAACAGAATCGGGGCAG AGTACTCCAGGAACGTGCCGGCGTGGAGCCTGCGGGTGGTACCAGCCGTGGCCGGGGCGCTCTCGGTGCCTCTGGGGTACCTGCTGGTGGTGGAGCTGGGCTGCTCCCACGTCGCCGCCCTGGTGGCAGCTCTCCTGCTCCTGACAG AAAACTCCCTTGTCGTCCAGTCCCGGTTCATGCTGTTGGAGTCGGTCCTTGTGTTCTTCCTGCTGCTGGCCATCGTGTCCTACCTGAAGTTCCACAATGCTCACAGCTCCGG CTCCGGCAGCTCTGTGAGCACGTGGGCTTGGCTCTTCCTGTCTGGGGCAGCCTGTGCCTGCGCGGTAGG AGTGAAGTACATGGGCCTCTTCACTtacctgcttctgcttctgcttgcGGGAGGACACACCTGGCAGGTCATCGGAGACAGAAAGCTGGGGAAC GCGACCGTGTTGTGCCAGGTGGTTGGCCGGGGCCTGGCCCTGGTGGTGCTCCCTGCCCTCCTCTACCTGGGCTTCTTCTACGCCCAGCTGAGCCTGCTGTACCGCAGCGGCCCACACGACCAGATCATGAGCAGTGCCTTCCAGGCCAGTTTAGAG GGCGGGCTGTCTCGGATCACGCAAGGGCAGCCTCTGGAAGTGGCCTTCGGCTCTCAGGTCACCCTGCGCAATGTCCTCAGCAAGCCCCTGCCCTGCTGGCTGCACTCCCACAAAGCCAACTACCCCATCAG GTACGAGAATGGCAGAGGCAGCTCCCATCAGCAGCAAGTCACCTGCTACCCCTATAAAGACATCAATAACTGGTGGATCATTAAGGACCCAGGGAG GCAGGAGCTGGTGGTGAGCAGCCCCCCGCGGCCGGTCAGACATGGGGACATTGTCCAGCTGGTGCACGGCATGACCTCTCACCTCCTCAACAC GCACGATGTGGCTGCTCCCATGAGCCCTCACTCACAGGAAGTGTCCTGTTACATTGACTTCAACATCTCCATGCCTGCCCAGAACCTCTGGCGAGTG GACATTGTGAACCGTGAGACGGAGCACGAGGTGTGGAAGACTATCCTGTCGGAGGTCCGACTGGTCCACGTGAACACCACAGCAGTGCTGAAG CTGAGCGGAGTGTTGCTGCCCGAGTGGGGGTTCCGGCAGCTGGAGGTCGTGGGGGACAGGATCTCGAGAGGACACCAGCAGAGCATGGCCTGGACTGTGGAGGAACACCGCTATGGAAGAA GTCGTGAACAGAAGGAGAGGGAGCTGGAGTTACACTCCCCAACGCAGATCGACGTCAGCAGGAACCTCAGCTTCATGTCCAAGTTCATGGAGCTGCAG TGGAAGATGTTGACACTGAAGAACGAGGAATCGGAACATAAATACAGCTCCTCCCCTTTGGAATGGATCACCATGGATACCAACATTGCGTACTGGCTCCACCCCTCCAGTAAC GCTCAGATCCACCTCATCGGGAACATCGTCACCTGGTCTTCTGCCAACCTGGGCCTCGTCGTGTTCGTGCTGCTGTTCCTCTGGTACCTGCTGAGGCGGCGGCGGAAGATCGAGGATATTCCTCACG CTTCCTGGTGTCAGTGGACTCTGGCAGGGGCAGTGTGTGCAGGAGGCTGGGCGGCCAACTACCTGCCTTTCTTCATGATGGAGAAAACGCTCTTCCTGTACCACTACCTGCCTGCCCTCACCTTCAAaatcctcctcctccccatagTGCTCCAGCACCTGCACCACCACCTCCTCAG GTCCTCGCTGCACAGACGTGCTCTCGGTGGCCTGCTCCTGGCCTGGCTGACCTCGGTGTACCTGGTGCACCGCCGCTTTTGCCCCCTTACCTACGGCCAGCCTGTCCTGTCCGCCGCCGAGCTGGGGGCCCTGCGCTGGAGGGACTCCTGGGACATCCTGATCCGCCAGCACTga
- the pomt1 gene encoding protein O-mannosyl-transferase 1 isoform X1, with the protein MLGLVKLPVKVKAEIDLVLVAVTILGIWTRLSGIHFPNAAVFDEVYYGQFVSLYMKHVFFIDDSGPPFGHMILALGAYLGGFDGNFVWNRIGAAVVRAPSAPALSSSPPECVVFWRRPAGHDCVLCSEYSRNVPAWSLRVVPAVAGALSVPLGYLLVVELGCSHVAALVAALLLLTENSLVVQSRFMLLESVLVFFLLLAIVSYLKFHNAHSSGSGSSVSTWAWLFLSGAACACAVGVKYMGLFTYLLLLLLAGGHTWQVIGDRKLGNATVLCQVVGRGLALVVLPALLYLGFFYAQLSLLYRSGPHDQIMSSAFQASLEGGLSRITQGQPLEVAFGSQVTLRNVLSKPLPCWLHSHKANYPIRYENGRGSSHQQQVTCYPYKDINNWWIIKDPGRQELVVSSPPRPVRHGDIVQLVHGMTSHLLNTHDVAAPMSPHSQEVSCYIDFNISMPAQNLWRVDIVNRETEHEVWKTILSEVRLVHVNTTAVLKLSGVLLPEWGFRQLEVVGDRISRGHQQSMAWTVEEHRYGRSREQKERELELHSPTQIDVSRNLSFMSKFMELQWKMLTLKNEESEHKYSSSPLEWITMDTNIAYWLHPSSNAQIHLIGNIVTWSSANLGLVVFVLLFLWYLLRRRRKIEDIPHASWCQWTLAGAVCAGGWAANYLPFFMMEKTLFLYHYLPALTFKILLLPIVLQHLHHHLLRSSLHRRALGGLLLAWLTSVYLVHRRFCPLTYGQPVLSAAELGALRWRDSWDILIRQH; encoded by the exons ATGTTGGGACTCGTCAAACTGCCAGTTAAGGTGAAGGCAGAGATCGACTTGGTGTTGGTCGCAGTGACGATTTTGGGAATTTGGACTAGGCTCTCGGGAATCCATTTTCCCAATGCCGCTGT GTTTGATGAGGTCTATTACGGGCAGTTCGTGTCCCTGTACATGAAGCACGTCTTCTTCATCGATGACAGTGGCCCCCCTTTTGGCCACATGATTCTGGCTTTAGGAG CGTATCTTGGAGGATTTGATGGAAACTTTGTGTGGAACAGAATCGGGGCAG CTGTGGTCAGGGCCCCCTCTGCTCCAGCTCTCAGCAGCTCGCCCCCAGAGTGTGTTGTGTTCTGGAGGAGGCCTGCTGGCCATGACTGTGTCTTGTGTTCAGAGTACTCCAGGAACGTGCCGGCGTGGAGCCTGCGGGTGGTACCAGCCGTGGCCGGGGCGCTCTCGGTGCCTCTGGGGTACCTGCTGGTGGTGGAGCTGGGCTGCTCCCACGTCGCCGCCCTGGTGGCAGCTCTCCTGCTCCTGACAG AAAACTCCCTTGTCGTCCAGTCCCGGTTCATGCTGTTGGAGTCGGTCCTTGTGTTCTTCCTGCTGCTGGCCATCGTGTCCTACCTGAAGTTCCACAATGCTCACAGCTCCGG CTCCGGCAGCTCTGTGAGCACGTGGGCTTGGCTCTTCCTGTCTGGGGCAGCCTGTGCCTGCGCGGTAGG AGTGAAGTACATGGGCCTCTTCACTtacctgcttctgcttctgcttgcGGGAGGACACACCTGGCAGGTCATCGGAGACAGAAAGCTGGGGAAC GCGACCGTGTTGTGCCAGGTGGTTGGCCGGGGCCTGGCCCTGGTGGTGCTCCCTGCCCTCCTCTACCTGGGCTTCTTCTACGCCCAGCTGAGCCTGCTGTACCGCAGCGGCCCACACGACCAGATCATGAGCAGTGCCTTCCAGGCCAGTTTAGAG GGCGGGCTGTCTCGGATCACGCAAGGGCAGCCTCTGGAAGTGGCCTTCGGCTCTCAGGTCACCCTGCGCAATGTCCTCAGCAAGCCCCTGCCCTGCTGGCTGCACTCCCACAAAGCCAACTACCCCATCAG GTACGAGAATGGCAGAGGCAGCTCCCATCAGCAGCAAGTCACCTGCTACCCCTATAAAGACATCAATAACTGGTGGATCATTAAGGACCCAGGGAG GCAGGAGCTGGTGGTGAGCAGCCCCCCGCGGCCGGTCAGACATGGGGACATTGTCCAGCTGGTGCACGGCATGACCTCTCACCTCCTCAACAC GCACGATGTGGCTGCTCCCATGAGCCCTCACTCACAGGAAGTGTCCTGTTACATTGACTTCAACATCTCCATGCCTGCCCAGAACCTCTGGCGAGTG GACATTGTGAACCGTGAGACGGAGCACGAGGTGTGGAAGACTATCCTGTCGGAGGTCCGACTGGTCCACGTGAACACCACAGCAGTGCTGAAG CTGAGCGGAGTGTTGCTGCCCGAGTGGGGGTTCCGGCAGCTGGAGGTCGTGGGGGACAGGATCTCGAGAGGACACCAGCAGAGCATGGCCTGGACTGTGGAGGAACACCGCTATGGAAGAA GTCGTGAACAGAAGGAGAGGGAGCTGGAGTTACACTCCCCAACGCAGATCGACGTCAGCAGGAACCTCAGCTTCATGTCCAAGTTCATGGAGCTGCAG TGGAAGATGTTGACACTGAAGAACGAGGAATCGGAACATAAATACAGCTCCTCCCCTTTGGAATGGATCACCATGGATACCAACATTGCGTACTGGCTCCACCCCTCCAGTAAC GCTCAGATCCACCTCATCGGGAACATCGTCACCTGGTCTTCTGCCAACCTGGGCCTCGTCGTGTTCGTGCTGCTGTTCCTCTGGTACCTGCTGAGGCGGCGGCGGAAGATCGAGGATATTCCTCACG CTTCCTGGTGTCAGTGGACTCTGGCAGGGGCAGTGTGTGCAGGAGGCTGGGCGGCCAACTACCTGCCTTTCTTCATGATGGAGAAAACGCTCTTCCTGTACCACTACCTGCCTGCCCTCACCTTCAAaatcctcctcctccccatagTGCTCCAGCACCTGCACCACCACCTCCTCAG GTCCTCGCTGCACAGACGTGCTCTCGGTGGCCTGCTCCTGGCCTGGCTGACCTCGGTGTACCTGGTGCACCGCCGCTTTTGCCCCCTTACCTACGGCCAGCCTGTCCTGTCCGCCGCCGAGCTGGGGGCCCTGCGCTGGAGGGACTCCTGGGACATCCTGATCCGCCAGCACTga